A single region of the Latilactobacillus curvatus JCM 1096 = DSM 20019 genome encodes:
- a CDS encoding GNAT family N-acetyltransferase, with translation MIRQATVADAKSVLPIINIVFEEMEMPLFQKIPLEDLFGILEQAFAMPEYRYSYANTLVYEEDGQVLGIVVGFPEEKEAHIDDALAPLFPQIGLPETTRFFTDKEAQPGEWYLDTLAVAEHAQGHGVGTKLLKALPDYLKARGEKKISLSVDLQNPGAKKLYERMGFVKQGDLMIGDHQYDHMIKQL, from the coding sequence ATGATTCGTCAAGCAACAGTTGCAGATGCCAAGAGTGTCTTACCAATCATTAACATTGTTTTTGAAGAAATGGAAATGCCACTCTTCCAAAAGATTCCGTTGGAGGATTTATTTGGTATTTTAGAACAGGCCTTTGCAATGCCTGAATATCGGTATAGTTATGCTAACACACTAGTTTATGAAGAAGACGGCCAAGTATTGGGGATTGTTGTAGGCTTCCCAGAAGAAAAGGAAGCCCATATCGACGATGCATTAGCACCGTTATTCCCACAAATCGGCTTACCTGAGACAACGCGTTTCTTTACCGATAAGGAAGCACAACCGGGGGAATGGTATTTAGATACACTTGCCGTCGCTGAACATGCACAGGGGCATGGTGTAGGGACAAAGTTACTTAAGGCCTTACCAGATTATTTAAAAGCACGTGGTGAAAAAAAGATTAGCTTAAGTGTGGATTTACAAAATCCTGGCGCTAAAAAACTTTATGAACGAATGGGTTTTGTTAAACAAGGAGATTTAATGATTGGTGATCATCAATATGATCATATGATTAAACAGCTTTAA